In Rhizoctonia solani chromosome 7, complete sequence, one DNA window encodes the following:
- a CDS encoding conserved oligomeric Golgi complex subunit 2, with the protein MEDEDGLPYVAPLDASHPLLSAPGDSFDVDEFLLSRSHTSLPDLRTELNDYLNKLRAELVHLINENYADFISLSTDLRGEGETIDTMRAPLSTIITEIETSRAELRDIQDAVQTKLDARTVLREEQGILRLLLKLADSVSRVEVLLAISPSNDDSLAVGNTSPQATTLSASDGLGLRGMDGLRLHVTEDDTDPKLRAGYAKHLSRAAGELSQVLYLADKARENSCALVDTLQFRIDRITSTLSRDLDHHLASTLRALTDSSTMPSAASAERARLTSELVECFKIYDALKMWREAEDVIRRELVRPFIKKTIHPASLTAPQSPILPRTPFAHPAPTCLLPHTPFTPFAPLATAAASSFSPNIHPEILIPEPNLGDTSIPLNDKNGAAVTDEAGGGDALVGLYNKVLRFVQRDVMGVVRVAESVSGKSRRGGGHIFGGMSPGGLGISPGGLPPSSSIGVSPIGPGLVGADPTAAVTENPERIEIIANVVWAELARALMDELGSTVFAVGRPDEFRQNYTTTQHLISALEALAPRASVPALRAHPLTTTFSRRWQLPVYFQLRWKDIVGKCENVLGSGAGEKQDFATPQANAIYAAIKSCWSTQVYVPELGHRFWRLTLQLLSRYRTWMDTSLPLKEAPIAQPDRVTTLATPGTRPSTPDILERNNSDDVLLSTLGFTLSDARLLQQKASGYRFAPDGWPNRFVQVQALWEDVIQVLLPDGIDAGDDEERAEDALVRSLKNISSYEKTIRTRAIAILTKRCAEPLANAKSIPVQYRGARRSVTEPSPFIATVWRPLATFFGENGPGERLRDDLGKEWCSAIFEDVVARYIALLIKIKQTEQSIRRVNRMPTFSLFGSRNSGGEERDDERIRAQMMLDVDSLGNEARALGFGMTEVVDNSEGYKELKRVASQGDAEPTTPA; encoded by the exons ATGGAGGACGAAGACGGGCTCCCATATGTCGCCCCGCTAGATGCATCCCATCCACTACTGAGTGCTCCTGGTGACTCTTTCGATGTTGACGAATTTTTGTTATCGCGATCTCACACCTCGCTCCCTGACTTGCGCACCGAACTCAATGATTACTTGAACAAACTCAGAGCTGAACTCGTGCACCTCATCAATGAGAATTATGCAGACTTTATCAGTCTAAGCACCGACTTGCGTGGGGAGGGAGAGACGATCGATACCATGAGGGCACCCCTGTCTACGATTATCACTGAAATTGAG ACGTCCAGGGCAGAATTGCGCGATATTCAGGATGCAGTTCAAACAAAGCTCGATGCTCGTACTGTCCTACGCGAAGAGCAG GGTATTCTTCGTCTCCTGCTGAAACTCGCCGACTCTGTCTCGCGGGTCGAAGTACTACTCGCGATTTCACCTTCAAATGATGACAGTTTGGCCGTTGGGAACACTTCGCCCCAAGCTACTACACTATCTGCTTCCGATGGCCTAGGGTTACGTGGTATGGATGGTTTACGATTGCACGTCACGGAGGATGATACCGATCCCAA GCTTCGTGCAGGCTACGCCAAACACCTTTCGCGTGCAGCAGGAGAGCTATCCCAAGTGCTTTACCTCGCAGACAAGGCTCGTGAAAATAGCTGCGCATTGGTAGATACCCTTCAATTC CGAATAGACCGTATCACATCAACACTTTCGCGAGACTTGGATCATCATCTGGCATCCACTCTTCGTGCATTGACAGATTCTTCCACAATGCCCTCGGCCGCTTCTGCTGAGCGAGCACGTCTTACATCTGAACTTGTTGAATGCTTCAAAATATACGACGCTTTGAAAATGTGGAGAGAGGCCGAGGATGTAATTAGAAGGGAGTTAGTTCGTCCTTTCATCAAAAAG ACTATACACCCCGCCTCTTTAACTGCACCACAATCTCCTATTCTCCCTCGTACTCCCTTTGCTCACCCAGCACCAACTTGCCTCCTTCCACACACCCCATTCACACCCTTTGCTCCGCTCGCGACCGCTGCAGCCTCGTCTTTCTCCCCCAACATCCATCCCGAGATACTCATACCCGAGCCCAACCTCGGGGATACGAGCATACCTTTAAACGATAAAAACGGAGCTGCCGTAACCGACGAAGCAGGCGGGGGTGACGCATTGGTCGGGTTGTACAACAAGGTTCTCCGATTCGTTCAACGTGATGTTATGGGTGTAGTTCGCGTTGCAGAAAGTGTTTCCGGTAAATCGCGTCGGGGAGGTGGACATATTTTTGGAGGAATGAGTCCTGGTGGGTTAGGGATCAGTCCCGGTGGATTGCCTCCCAGCTCCAGTATTGGAGTTAGCCCTATAGGTCCCGGGTTGGTCGGAGCCGATCCTACGGCGGCGGTAACGGAGAACCCCGAAAGGATAGAGATCATAGCTAATGTCGTATGGGCTGAACTTGCCAGGGCGTTGATGGATGAACTAGGCAGTACCGTCTTTGCCGTTGGCCGACCTGATGAATTCAGGCAG AACTATACAACAACACAGCACCTCATTTCAGCACTGGAAGCACTCGCGCCACGAGCTTCAGTCCCGGCGCTCCGGGCTCATCCATTGACAACGACCTTTTCTCGGAGGTGGCAGCTCCCGGTGTACTTTCAGCTACGATGGAAAGACATTGTTGGCAAGTGTGAAAATGTTTTAGGAAGTGGAGCTG GGGAAAAGCAGGATTTTGCCACACCTCAAGCGAATGCTATTTATGCTGCAATTAAAAGCTGTTGGAGTACACAAGTATATGTCCCTGAGCTCGGGCACAGGTTCTGGCGATTGACCCTGCAa TTGTTAAGTCGATATAGAACGTGGATGGATACATCGCTACCACTCAAGGAGGCGCCGATTGCCCAGCCAGACAGG GTTACGACACTCGCGACCCCTGGGACTCGCCCGAGTACCCCAGACATCTTGGAGCGTAATAACTCAGATGATGTTTTGCTTTCCACTCTAGGATTTACCTTATCTGATGCACGACTCTtgcagcaaaaggcaagtggTTATCGTTTTGCGCCAGACGGATGGCCTAATCGTTTCGTACAGGTACAGGCACTATGGGAAGATGTAATACAAGTGCTGTTACCAGACGGTATAGATGCCGGTGATGACGAGGAACGGGCAGAAG ATGCACTCGTACGCTCTTTAAAGAATATATCTTCTTACGAGAAAACCATCAGGACTCGAGCAATTGCAATCTTGACCAAACGCTGCGCCGAACCGCTCGCCAACGCAAAATCCATTCCTGTCCAGTACCGTGGGGCACGCCGATCAGTCACGGAGCCCAGCCCGTTTATTGCAACCGTCTGGCGTCCCTTGGCGACCTTTTTCGGAGAAAATGGACCAGGAGAACGACTGAGGGATGACCTTGGTAAAGAATGGTGCTCGGCGATTTTTGAAGATGTCGTGGCGAG GTACATAGCTCTGCTAATCAAAATCAAGCAAACTGAGCAGTCGATTCGGCGGGTCAATCGAATGCCCACTTTCTCCCTGTTTGGATCTCGAAATTCCGGGGGAGAAGAACGCGATGACGAACGTATACGTGCGCAAATGATGCTCGACGTCGACTCATTGGGTAACGAAGCACGTGCTCTTGGTTTTGGAATGACAGAGGTGGTTGATAATAGTGAAGGATACAAAGAGCTTAAGCGAGTTGCCTCGCAGGGAGATGCCGAACCAACCACTCCAGCGTGA
- a CDS encoding heat shock protein HSP70 family protein has product MASVVGIDFGNLASKIGVARKGGIDVIVNETSNRATPSLVSFGVKARAMGEAAKTLETSNFKNTVGSLKRLIGRSLSEPEINDVEKQYLNAQLVDVNGTVGVKVNYLGEPTTFSATQLVAMYLGKLRDITSAEIKATPSDVVISVPGWYNDTQRRAVLDAAHIAGLNPLRLINDTTAIALGYGITKSDLPEPDSPRNVVFVDIGHSNYSVAVVAFAKGQLSVKSTAYERNFGGRNIDLVLVKHFAAEFKEKYKIDVMSSPKAVFRLITACEKLKKVLSANAEAPLNVESLMNDVDASSKMTRDQFEELLAEPLSLITVPLEEALLEAGLTPDQVHSIELVGGSTRIPAIRTRIRDYFGSDRQLSATLNADEAVCRGATFACAMLSPVFRVREFTVQDITPYPIKTSWERAPGDAEEDDTELVVFSRGNNIPSTKVLTFYRSAPFELEASYAEPNKVHGQAKIGSFKCNNVAPGANGDPAQIKVKTRLNLHGILSFEGAQLIEEEIVDPEPLPEGAEGEPPKPKKLVKKTDLPVSTKYNSLEPAVLEKYRESELSMHAADKLVADTEDRKNALEEYVYDMRGKLDERLAPFVLPEEKAKILDLAQKAEDWLYSEEGEDASKSAYVERLDALHALGDPVTTRYREWEARPRAAAQLRETIGSYMERVNQPDFAHIDEAERNKVVERCATEQQWLDDKSARQLERPKTSDPILTSAEILKHRDELIYFATPILTKPKPKPQTTETPQGTGTPQPQSGAQSGTQTPNPDAKKEPSEMEVD; this is encoded by the exons ATGGCCAGCGTCGTTGGAATCGACTTTGGTAACCTCGCCAGCAAG ATTGGCGTGGCGAGGAAAGGAGGAATCGATGTTATTGTGAATGAAACCTCTAACCGTGCTACCCC ATCTCTGGTCTCTTTTGGCGTTAAGGCGCGTGCGATGGGCGAGGCTGCCAAGACCCTTGAGACCTCCAACTTCAAGAACACtgttggctccctcaagcgTCTAATTGGTCGCTCGCTATCGGAGCCAGAGATTAATGACGTTGAGAAACAATACCTGAATGCTCAGCTCGTAGACGTCAACGGAACAGTTGGTGTCAAG GTCAACTACCTCGGCGAGCCAACCACTTTTTCGGCTACTCAGCTCGTGGCGATGTACTTGGGCAAGTTGCGCGATATCACTTCCGCTGAGATCAAGGCGACGCCATCGGATGTCGTTATTTCCGTGCCGGGATGGTACAATGATACCCAACGTCGTGCCGTTCTCGATGCCGCACATATCGCAGGACTGAATCCCCTCCGCCTCATCAACGATACAACCGCCATCGCCCTTGGATATGGTATCACCAAGTCCGATCTCCCTGAACCCGATTCGCCTCGAAACGTTGTCTTCGTAGACATTGGTCACTCCAACTACTCCGTCGCCGTTGTCGCTTTTGCAAAGGGTCAACTATCCGTCAAGTCAACTGCGTACGAACGCAACTTTGGTGGCCGCAACATCGACCTTGTTCTCGTTAAGCACTTTGCTGCCGAATTCAAGGAAAAGTACAAGATTGATGTCATGTCTAGCCCCAAGGCAGTTTTCCGTCTTATCACAGCTTGCGAGAAGCTCAAGAAGGTTTTGTCTGCCAATGCCGAGGCTCCGCTCAACGTTGAGAGCTTGATGAATGATGTCGACGCGTCCAGCAAAATGACCCGCGACCAATTCGAGGAGCTCCTTGCTGAACCCCTGTCGCTCATCACCGTACCCCTCGAGGAAGCTCTGCTCGAGGCAGGCCTTACCCCCGACCAGGTTCATTCGATCGAGCTTGTAGGTGGCTCAACTCGTATTCCTGCTATCCGTACTCGTATTCGCGACTACTTTGGCTCGGATCGACAGCTCTCGGCGACTCTCAACGCTGATGAGGCAGTCTGCCGTGGCGCCACTTTTGCGTGCGCAATGCTCTCTCCCGTTTTCCGGGTCCGTGAATTCACCGTTCAGGATATCACTCCCTACCCGATCAAGACGAGTTGGGAGCGCGCTCCTGGGGATGCTGAGGAGGATGACACCGAACTTGTCGTCTTCTCTCGGGGCAACAACATTCCTTCGACCAAGGTCTTGACGTTCTACCGATCCGCACCATTTGAACTCGAGGCTTCATATGCTGAACCTAACAAGGTTCATGGCCAGGCCAAAATTGGGTCGTTCAAGTGCAACAATGTCGCGCCTGGAGCGAACGGCGACCCTGCCCAGATCAAAGTTAAGACTAGGCTGAACTTGCATGGTATCCTTTCGTTCGAGGGTGCTCAGTTGATCGAAGAGGAAATAGTCGACCCAGAGCCACTCCCCGAGGGCGCTGAGGGGGAGCCACCCAAGCCTAAGAAACTTGTCAAGAAGACTGATTTGCCCGTCTCTACGAAATACAACTCGCTTGAACCTGCTGTCCTTGAGAAGTACCGCGAATCCGAGCTCTCGATGCATGCTGCCGATAAACTTGTGGCAGATACAGAG GACCGGAAGAACGCGCTTGAGGAGTACGTGTATGATATGCGCGGCAAGCTCGATGAGCGACTTGCCCCCTTCGTTTTGCCAGAAGAAAAGGCCAAGATTCTCGACCTCGCACAAAAGGCCGAGGACTGGCTGTACTCTGAAGAGGGCGAAGATGCGTCCAAATCCGCCTATGTCGAGCGCCTTGATGCTCTGCACGCGTTGGGCGATCCTGTCACGACCCGTTACCGTGAATGGGAGGCGCGCCCACGTGCAGCAGCTCAGCTTCGCGAGACGATCGGTTCCTATATGGAGCGGGTCAACCAACCCGATTTCGCCCACATCGACGAAGCCGAACGCAACAAGGTGGTGGAGCGCTGTGCAACGGAGCAACAGTGGCTTGACGACAAGTCGGCGCGCCAACTCGAGAGGCCCAAGACTTCCGACCCGATCCTCACCTCGGCTGAGATCTTGAAGCACCGTGACGAACTCATCTACTTTGCTACGCCTATCTTGAccaagcccaagcccaaacctCAGACGACCGAGACTCCTCAGGGAACTGGGACTCCACAGCCGCAGAGCGGTGCACAGAGCGGCACGCAAACGCCCAATCCAGATGCTAAGAAGGAGCCTTCAGAGATGGAAGTGGATTGA
- a CDS encoding phosphoribosylglycinamide formyltransferase yields the protein MDLTNADTPVTQPGRTRKIVVLISGSGSNLQALMDACASGRIPSAKIAFVLSNRSAAYGLQRAAQSSPPIPTGVLAFKTYVNARAKEGVQATREDYDAAVAERILKEVPDVDLVVLAGWMHILSEKFLDLMKMPVINLHPALPGAFDGAHAIERAYTAFQKGEVGHTGVMVHRVVKEVDRGEPILTRVVEIKKEDSLAELETRIHEVEHDLIVEATIKVLQEEGV from the exons ATGGACCTCACTAATGCAGACACACCAGTCACCCAACCTGGAAGAACACGCAAAATCGTGGTTTTAATTTCGGGCTCCG GTTCAAATTTGCAGGCGCTCATGGATGCATGTGCCTCCGGTCGAATACCCTCTGCCAAAATCGCGTTTGTACTATCCAACCGTTCGGCAGCATACGGTCTTCAAAGAGCTGCTCAATCCTCCCCTCCTATTCCAACGGGTGTGCTTGCGTTCAAAACATATGTAAATGCGCGCGCGAAAGAGGGCGTGCAAGCGACACGAGAAGATTACGATGCAGCAGTTGCTGAGCGGATACTGAAAGAGGTTCCGGATGTGGATTTGGTGGTACTGGCAGGGTGGATGCATATCCTCAGCGAAAAGTTTTTGGATCTCATGAAGATGCCGGTGATCAACTTGCACCCGGCGCTTCCTGGTGCCTTTGATGGTGCGCATGCAATCGAAAGAGCGTATACTGCGTTTCAAAAGGGTGAGGTCGGACACACGGGCGTGATGGTTCATCGAGTGGTCAAGGAAGTTGATCGGGGAGAGCCGATCCTTACTCGAGTTGTTGAAATCAAAAAAGAGGACTCATTGGCGGAGTTGGAGACTAGGATTCATGAAGTGGAGCATGATCTGATTGTGGAAGCTACAATTAAGGTTTTACAAGAAGAGGGGGTATGA
- a CDS encoding cytochrome P450 family protein, which produces MKISGFGSWDPRLYTLDQRALTYILNNPTKYQKPWQSQRIIGNLIGYGMLATEGITHRIQKRVITPAFSSENLKHFLPIFFSKAQELRTKWDSLFDPNKEEGVDIDVYNWMSRGAFDIIGLAGFDYAFNAIENEENPVYIAYKEMFAMTLDLERSRGLISMLISVYCPTFYKIFPDEATKAVTASHKVIYGMCRELVENKREAVIREMESGDKTEFAKDLLSRLLRSNLSVDLPESQRLSDESLMDNINTMLFAGSDTTSLALAWTLFLLATHQHYQESLREELVAFQDIVVDPYDPSVYSSLDELPKLNNIIRESLRFIPPVHSSLRVAMQDDIIPTSEPVQMSDGTLSADGVHIKKGTYVHIALEGINMVRDVWGEDADVFRPERWENLPEAVKANPSIYGGMMTFSHGPRACMGLRFSMMVMKTFLYFMISSYRFEPIVRITKENNVMVRPYPNGEWQKPAKLPLRAIRIRV; this is translated from the exons ATGAAGATTAGTGGGTTCGGGAGT TGGGACCCGCGATTGTATACGCTCGACCAGCGGGCATTGACCTACATCCTTAACAACCCGACCAAATATCAGAAACCATGGCAGTCGCAGAGGATCATAGGAAACCTAATTGGATACGGCATGTTGGCAACTGAAGGCATAACTCACAGGATACAAAAAAGAGTCATAACTCCTGCCTTTTCGTCGGAAAATCTAAAGCATTTCTTGCCGATATTCTTCAGCAAAGCCCAAGAG CTACGAACTAAATGGGACAGTCTATTTGATCCAAACAAAGAGGAGGGGGTAGATATTGATGTGTACAATTGGATGTCGCGAGGAGCGTTTGATATTATTGGACTTGCTG GGTTCGACTATGCCTTTAACGCAATTGAGAACGAAGAAAACCCAGTATATATTGCCTACAAAGAGATGTTTGCTATGACCCTTGATCTCGAGAGAAGCAGAGGTCTCATCAGCATGCTGATAAGCGTATATTGTCCAACGTTTTACAAGATCTTC CCAGACGAAGCAACAAAGGCCGTAACAGCCAGTCATAAAGTGATATACGGCATGTGCCGCGAGCTGGTAGAGAATAAGCGAGAAGCAGTCATCCGAGAAATGGAAAGTGGAGACAAGACAGAGTTCGCCAAGGACTTACTTAGTCGACTAT TAAGATCTAACCTTTCTGTGGACCTTCCTGAAAGCCAGCGGTTATCGGATGAGTCCCTCATGGATAACATCAACACGATGCTGTTCGCTGGATCTGACACTACATCCCTTGCCTTGGCCTGGACACTATTTTTGCTTGCCACTCACCAACATTATCAAGAATCCCTCAGGGAAGAACTCGTTGCATTCCAGGATATCGTCGTAGATCCTTATGACCCTTCGGTATACTCCTCGCTGGACGAATTGCCCAAACTAAACAATATCATCCGTGAATCACTGCGATTTATTCCTCCAGTACATAGTAGCCTACGAGTAGCTATGCAGGACGATATTATCCCTACTTCCGAACCCGTCCAGATGTCTGACGGAACCTTGTCAGCCGACGGCGTACATATTAAGAAAGGGACATATGTCCATATTGCCCTCGAGGGGATCAATATGGTACGTGACGTTTGGGGGGAGGATGCAGACGTGTTTCGGCCCGAACGATGGGAGAACCTTCCCGAAGCCGTAAAAGCCAATCCTAGCATATACGGAGGTATGATGACCTTCTCACACGGGCCGCGG GCGTGTATGGGACTCAGGTTCTCCA TGATGGTGATGAAAACGTTCCTCTACTTTATGATTTCCTCATATCGTTTTGAGCCCATTGTGCGGATCACAAAAGAAAACAA TGTTATGGTTCGACCTTATCCCAACGGAGAATGGCAAAAGCCGGCCAAGCTACCACTTCGGGCTATTCGTATTCGCGTGTGA
- a CDS encoding transporter, small conductance mechanosensitive ion channel (MscS) family protein has translation MSNLGKQPAVEQYHSIDLENPGDIPTHSPPTSHMQYQPMPDPISDSYSVHSTVPLNTGYKMDTIPPMPEPSAARIVEPSPSYLPRYPPNRQDSYADSNHSAGASAAGTGPGGFVRLKDRENEKSTRPHHPRNQSWDFLSGITKDIDGFDTRNASQAHLQFAEGDIPKNRLPDLDPNDPGAVARQADNAGNLQLIQKILFGLMLCAAILLGEKFAIQWIAYKFHERSYAERIAAQRFRQVVLQRYTNTRLKFLVEATLSKTAKRPPFRFNPKKLLRGVIKGEIAGSSVLQPNSPAAMVATALSSANKTRLLARRIFYSFVQPGANTLVITDIAQYFPDHEMTEIAFGMFDKTETTMLRETRDIDSAVGRLDNILMSFYFIIAALVIAVTLEAKLTTLLTGAGSLVLGLSWLIGASASEVLTSVIFLFIKHPYDVGDRVDIDKGSYIVKEMRLLSTVFIDVTRGCLVQAPNAGLSTQFISNIQRSGPMSETFVFDVAYDTEFEQIEALRSRMLAFVQSHRRDYQPTFDIVVSDIPGQEKMTLKADILYKSNWQQGALKTKRRNKWMCALKTAMAELKVYGPTGDPSAKPGPTKYTQVPWEEVKEMERTEMPLPDLSTNEPRIPRGEWSFTDQDAMILDRRQDVFDEADDYSFMPTAQTRSGQDLRQRRMTRGVGETGEAIEMSRSRASMPRARR, from the exons ATGTCGAACCTGGGCAAGCAGCCCGCTGTGGAACAGTACCATTCGATTGACTTAGAGAATCCTGGCGATATTCCTACCCACTCACCACCCACCAGTCACATGCAGTACCAGCCTATGCCTGATCCCATCTCGGACTCATATTCTGTCCACTCAACAGTCCCTCTTAATACCGGATACAAAATGGATACAATTCCACCAATGCCTGAGCCTTCCGCAGCACGTATAGTTGAACCGTCGCCAAGCTATCTTCCTCGCTATCCTCCGAATAGACAGGACTCCTATGCAGATAGCAATCATAGCGCAGGCGCTAGTGCAGCTGGGACAGGTCCTGGTGGATTTGTTCGTTTGAAAGACCGCGAAAATGAAAAATCAACCAGGCCTCACCATCCTCGAAACCAAAGCTGGGATTTCCTCTCTGGTATTACCAAAGATATTGACG GCTTTGATACCAGAAACGCAAGCCAGGCCCACCTGCAGTTTGCCGAAGGCGACATCCCCAAAAATAGACTT CCTGACCTTGACCCAAATGATCCGGGGGCAGTTGCGCGGCAAGCAGACAATGCCGGCAACCTCCAGTTGATCCAAAAGATTCTATTCGGCCTTATGCTTTGCGCAGCCATACTCTTAGGAGAGAAGTTTGCTATCCAGTGGAT TGCGTACAAGTTCCACGAGCGCTCCTATGCGGAACGAATTGCGGCGCAAAGATTCAGACAGGTTGTCTTACAACGTTATACAAATACTCGTCTGAAATTCCTGGTCGAAGCGACACTCTCAAAGACAGCCAAGCGGCCGCCCTTCCGTTTCAACCCCAAAAAACTACTAAGAGGGGTGATTAAGGG CGAGATTGCTGGCAG CTCCGTACTTCAACCCAATTCTCCTGCTGCCATGGTTGCCACCGCTCTGTCATCAGCCAACAAAACTCGCTTG CTGGCTCGCAGGATCTTCTATTCATTTGTACAACCTGGGGCAAACACACTTGTCATTACCGATATCGCTCAGTACTTCCCTGATCACGAAATGACTGAAATTGCTTTTGGCATGTTCGATAAGACGGAAACCACGATGCTACGCGAGACGAG GGATATTGATTCGGCTGTGGGCCGGTTGGATAACATTTTGATGAGTTTCTATTTCATCATTGCTGCATTGGTTATCGCTGTGACGCTG GAAGCGAAGCTCACCACGCTGCTCACTGGCGCTGGCTCACTAGTGCTTG GTCTGTCATGGCTCATTGGTGCATCGGCATCTGAGGTCCTTACGTCCGTTATCTTCCTGTTTAT AAAACATCCTTATGACGTTGGAGATCGTGTCGACATTGACAAAGGATCATACATTGTCAAGGAAATGCGTCTTCTAAGCACAGTTTTCATAGACGTAACGCGTGGGTGTCTAGTCCAGGCACCTAATGCTGGGCTCAGCACTCAG TTCATCTCGAATATACAACGCAGTGGCCCTATGTCCGAGACTTTTGTTTTCGACGTTGCATACGATACAGAGTTTGAGCAAATAGAGGCGTTGCGCAGTCGCATGCTTGCATTTGTCCAATCTCATCGGCGAGACTACCAGCCGACATTTGATATCGTGGTTTCAG ATATCCCGGGACAGGAGAAGATGACGTTAAAGGCTGATATCCTGTACAAATCGAACTGGCAGCAAGGGGCACTAAAAA CTAAACGTAGGAATAAATGGATGTGTGCTCTGAAAACAGCCATGGCCGAACTCAAGGTCTACGGTCCAACGGGGGATCCTTCGGCTAAACCAGGACCCACGAAGTACACACAGGTACCATGGGAAGAGGTCAAGGAAATGGAACGGActgaaatgccacttcctGACCTATCAACTAATGAACCGCGTATACCGCGCGGGGAGTGGTCCTTCACGGATCAGGATGCTATGATCCTAGACCGAAGGCAGGATGTATTTGACGAGGCAGACGATTATAGTTTTATGCCTACGGCCCAAACACGATCTGGGCAGGATCTCCGTCAAAGAAGGATGACTCGAGGAGttggagaaacaggagaagCCATAGAAATGTCTAGGTCGAGAGCATCCATGCCTAGAGCCAGACGTTAA
- a CDS encoding Serine/threonine-protein kinase: MHRRKSQVSVELLHAPLSKRDDNKVPTSIRVDRKPPKARPSLMMVSVEIPVKGSSSSKLKNKVQDQNVEPTPENEDRTLKRKRSISDPTNNSIVDTKKKGPERGQSNKKTSVQNKPAEVVVPLPQPRWISISTDVSYDEIMQRMQLREFLARFQPLTKLAQVHLDTLSRISIPTRQYIPRVTLKAVLLALVDLVGADAPPKLRQGCQTALRHIRNAKGDLAITWDALSELRETCYSELPNPDHPPITDSGVVDDEIEDENEDQGRVTRQASRLSRASQPSPPPKDDSFSYQLVCGGQFLPILVFLAELALQTPSVRADVDYGMRSLSVAAHKTHTTKLAEEKSRWNDQRQNPPGPRKKKLLMRKVHAHGVHRPPQKSNIKSKRKAADADHQRILRKLSISYNLELRACAGRGTYLGSDQSGRQYFALALAPKSTRNENRWDYWSTFISCWGPEADGMDCRWYGFDDPSEIRLLASVLEHGIGRGPSLVKDKDPLIKSLLSYAEFLDDRITIED; encoded by the exons ATGCATCGCCGAAAATCTCAGGTTTCTGTAGAGCTTCTGCATGCCCCGCTCTCCAAACGCGACGATAACAAGGTCCCCACATCAATTCGCGTTGACCGAAAACCGCCGAAAGCTCGACCGTCGCTTATGATGGTGAGCGTGGAGATACCAGTCAAAGGGTCGTCTTCCTCCAAGTTGAAGAACAAGGTCCAAGACCAGAACGTGGAACCTACCCCAGAAAATGAGGATAGAACACTCAAGCGCAAAAGGAGTATATCAGATCCAACAAATAATAGCATCGTAGACACGAAAAAGAAAGGCCCTGAGCGAGGGCAGTCGAACAAGAAG ACATCTGTCCAAAATAAGCCCGCTGAAGTTGTGGTGCCGCTTCCGCAGCCAAGGTGGATATCCATCTCCACGGATGTGTCATACGATGAGATTATGCAAAGGATGCAG TTGAGGGAATTCTTAGCCAGGTTCCAGCCGTTGACAAAGCTTGCTCAAGTCCATCTGGATACTTTGTCCCGGATATCTATTCCGACACGTCAATACATCCCTAGAGTTACTCTAAAAGCTGTCCTTTTGGCGCTCGTGGATCTAGTAGGAGCTGATGCTCCGCCCAAGCTGCGGCAAGGATGCCAGACTGCACTTCGGCACATTCGGAATGCTAAAGGAGACCTTGCCATAACTTGGGACGCCCTTTCCGAGCTACGCGAGACTTGTTACTCTGAACTTCCTAATCCGGATCACCCACCTATTACTGATAGCGGCGTGGTGGATGACGAAATTGAAGATGAGAATGAAGACCAAGGCAGAGTTACCCGCCAAGCATCACGACTTTCTCGAGCCTCTCAACCATCCCCACCTCCCAAAGATGATTCGTTTAGCTATCAATTAGTTTGTGGAGGACAATTCCTGCCAATTTTGGTATTTCTGGCCGAACTAGCTCTCCAAACACCCAGTGTGCGCGCCGATGTAGATTATGGTATGCGCAGCTTATCTGTCGCAGCACATAAAACGCATACAACCAAGTTGGCCGAGGAAAAATCTCGTTGGAACGACCAGCGCCAAAA TCCACCCGGTCCCAGGAAAAAGAAGCTGCTAATGCGCAAGGTACACGCACACGGGGTTCACCGACCGCCGCAAAAATCAAATATCAAATCCAAG CGAAAGGCTGCTGATGCCGATCATCAACGCATACTGCGAAAGCTATCGATTTCATACAATTTAGAGCTCCGTGCGTGTGCTGGCAGGGGGACATACCTTGGGTCAGATCAATCGGGAAGACAATATTTTGCTCTTGCACTGGCTCCCAAATCGACACGCAACGAAAACCGATGGGATTATTGGTCTACATTTATTTCTTGCTGGGGACCAGAGGCTGATGGAATGGACTGTCGCTGGTATGGTTTCGACGACCCATCCGAAATCAGACTTTTGGCCAGCGTACTAGAGCATGGGATAGGGCGGGGCCCGAGTCTCGTAAAGGACAAAGATCCTCTTATCAAATCACTGCTTAGTTATGCAGAATTCCTAGATGATCGTATCACGATCGAAGATTAG